The nucleotide window TCGGTCTGATCGTTCTCTTCTTCACCGAGGTCCTCCTCGCCGAAGGCGGCAGCCTCTCTGCCGCGGTCGCGCTCGCCGCCACCGCGGCAGCAGGTTCCGCCCTCCTCGCCTCCGCCGTCATCAGCGCGCGCTGCGCCGCCCCCGTGCCCCGCACCCGGGTCCGCACAGCCATCCGTGACCGGGAGGAACGCACCGCGTTCCTGCCCCAACGGGACCCCGACGCACGAGGCCGCACCAGGCCCCGGGCACCGGGGCGCGCCCTCCTGACGGCCGCGTAGGGGTTTCGCCGCACCAAGAGCCACACCGTGTCGCACCCCGCGTGGGTCGTCCTGCCGAGTCCGTACGCAACTCCCGCGTACTCCCGCGTACTCCTGGCACGACGAGACCCCCGGAGGGCTCATCCATGTCCGCTTTCATGTCCGCCTTCGCGAGCCTGGTCGGCTCGCTCGCCGACCTGCTCCAGCCGTT belongs to Streptomyces finlayi and includes:
- a CDS encoding DUF6412 domain-containing protein, encoding MGDANRLRGAFARLLRPLGLIVLFFTEVLLAEGGSLSAAVALAATAAAGSALLASAVISARCAAPVPRTRVRTAIRDREERTAFLPQRDPDARGRTRPRAPGRALLTAA